A stretch of the Lactuca sativa cultivar Salinas chromosome 9, Lsat_Salinas_v11, whole genome shotgun sequence genome encodes the following:
- the LOC111903851 gene encoding uncharacterized protein LOC111903851 isoform X2, with protein sequence MEDYMLIKSHLSLDLDDQLMNSQTFVMKMVENVEDPYSVCIEKDVDIEKGKSETPGINQETVGDLKNEEGQMLLMNHNLILPKFSIREAPRMRKYKRSSSFNSRKVLLLFSVLSSLGTIILIYLTLRVKQIGDW encoded by the exons ATGGAAGATTACATGCTCATTAAAAGCCATCTTTCATTGGATTTGGATGATCAACTGATGAATTCCCAAACCTTTGTCATGAAAATGGTGGAAAATGTAGAAGATCCTTATTCTGTGTGCATTGAAAAAGATGTGGATATCGAGAAGGGGAAGTCAGAGACACCTGGAATCAATCAAGAAACTGTTGGTGACTTAAAGAATGAGGAAGGACAGATG TTGCTGATGAATCACAACCTGATCTTACCCAAGTTCTCTATTCGAG AGGCACCCAGAATGAGGAAATACAAGcgttcttcttccttcaattcaAGAAAAGTCCTTCTTCTGTTCTCAGTATT GTCAAGCTTGGGAACTATTATACTTATATATCTGACACTGAGAGTTAAACAAATTGGTGATTGGTGA
- the LOC111903851 gene encoding uncharacterized protein LOC111903851 isoform X1, whose amino-acid sequence MNINYDCDRDSGSVLCQLDCDSYYILLLLLYQAPSMEDYMLIKSHLSLDLDDQLMNSQTFVMKMVENVEDPYSVCIEKDVDIEKGKSETPGINQETVGDLKNEEGQMLLMNHNLILPKFSIREAPRMRKYKRSSSFNSRKVLLLFSVLSSLGTIILIYLTLRVKQIGDW is encoded by the exons ATGAATATTAATTACGATTGTGATAGAGATAGTGGCTCAGTATTATGTCAGCTG GATTGTGATTCTTATTATATACTACTGTTGTTGCTTTATCAAGCTCCCTCCATGGAAGATTACATGCTCATTAAAAGCCATCTTTCATTGGATTTGGATGATCAACTGATGAATTCCCAAACCTTTGTCATGAAAATGGTGGAAAATGTAGAAGATCCTTATTCTGTGTGCATTGAAAAAGATGTGGATATCGAGAAGGGGAAGTCAGAGACACCTGGAATCAATCAAGAAACTGTTGGTGACTTAAAGAATGAGGAAGGACAGATG TTGCTGATGAATCACAACCTGATCTTACCCAAGTTCTCTATTCGAG AGGCACCCAGAATGAGGAAATACAAGcgttcttcttccttcaattcaAGAAAAGTCCTTCTTCTGTTCTCAGTATT GTCAAGCTTGGGAACTATTATACTTATATATCTGACACTGAGAGTTAAACAAATTGGTGATTGGTGA
- the LOC111903852 gene encoding cyclin-dependent kinase C-1, protein MAGAAYGQLNLEESPSWGSRSVECFEKLEQIGEGTYGQVYMAREIKTGEIVALKKIRMDNEKEGFPITAIREIKILKKLQHENVIKLKEIVTSSGPEVDEHGKSGGHKYKGSIYMVFEYMDHDLTGLSDRPGLRFTIPQIKCYMRQLLTGLHYCHVNQVLHRDIKGSNLLIDNEGNLKLADFGLARSYSTDHKGNLTNRVITLWYRPPELLLGATRYGPSVDMWSVGCIFAELLHGKPILTGKNEPEQLNKIYELCGSPDEINWPGVSRTPWYSKFKPSRQMKRRVRDVFRHFDRNALELLEKMLTLDPSQRISAKDALDAEYFWTDPLPCDPKSLPKYESSHEFQTKKKRQQQRQNEEMAKRQKVQHPQQHTRLPPVQQSGQPQPQHWAGGHNNHPMGNNTGQPPLTAGGPSHHQYGKPRAAGPNRYPPGGNPNPTVGGGGYYPDRSAGQGGVGFSGGPYPPQPRAPGVSGPRGSSGGYAPPNYTQNVPYGGGSGAGGGGGGGRGPNVGGNRSQPYSWQQQ, encoded by the exons ATGGCTGGTGCGGCATATGGTCAGCTTAATCTGGAAGAATCGCCATCATGGGGTTCTCGAAGCGTAGAGTGTTTCGAAAAGCTTGAACAAATTGGTGAAGGAACTTACGG TCAAGTATACATGGCCAGAGAAATAAAAACAGGTGAAATTGTTGCATTGAAGAAGATACGTATGGACAATGAAAAAGAAGGG TTCCCCATCACTGCAATTCgtgaaattaaaattttaaaaaagctacAGCATGAAAATGTCATCAAGCTAAAAGAGATTGTGACTTCATCAG GTCCAGAGGTGGATGAACATGGGAAATCAG GTGGACACAAGTACAAGGGTAGTATATACATGGTTTTTGAATACATGGATCATGATTTAACAGGACTTTCTGATCGCCCTGGACTTAGATTCACAATCCCCCAGATCAAG TGTTATATGAGACAACTGCTCACAGGGCTTCACTATTGTCATGTGAATCAAGTACTTCATAGAGATATAAAAG GTTCTAATCTTCTGATTGATAATGAGGGGAACTTAAAGCTTGCTGATTTTGGGTTAGCTCGTTCATACTCTACAGATCATAAAGGAAACCTCACAAACCGTGTTATTACTTTGTGGTATAG ACCTCCTGAATTGTTACTTGGAGCTACAAGATATGGTCCATCAGTTGATATGTGGTCAGTTGGTTGTATCTTTGCTGAACTTCTGCATGGAAAACCAATCTTAACTGGCAAAAACGAG CCTGAACAATTGAACAAGATATATGAACTTTGTGGGTCCCCTGATGAGATAAACTGGCCTGGAGTTTCAAGAACCCCTTGGTACAGCAAGTTTAAACCAAGCAGGCAGATGAAGAGGCGAGTCAGGGATGTTTTCAGACA CTTTGACCGTAATGCCCTTGAGTTACTAGAGAAGATGTTGACTCTCGATCCATCACAA aGGATTTCTGCAAAAGATGCATTGGATGCTGAATATTTCTGGACTGATCCATTGCCTTGTGACCCAAAAAG TCTGCCAAAGTATGAATCCTCGCACGAATTCCAAACAAAAAAGAAAAGACAGCAACAGAGACAAAACGAAGAAATGGCAAAAAGACAGAAAGTACAACACCCACAGCAGCACACGCGATTGCCACCTGTCCAACAATCCGGTCAACCCCAACCCCAACACTGGGCGGGCGGGCATAACAACCACCCGATGGGAAACAACACGGGTCAACCTCCATTGACCGCAGGTGGACCTAGCCACCATCAATATGGAAAGCCTCGTGCAGCTGGGCCCAACCGCTACCCGccaggtggaaaccctaacccGACCGTGGGTGGTGGCGGGTATTATCCGGATCGGTCAGCGGGTCAAGGTGGTGTTGGGTTTAGTGGTGGGCCGTATCCTCCGCAGCCTCGTGCACCGGGTGTCAGTGGGCCCAGGGGTTCTTCGGGTGGTTATGCGCCACCGAATTATACGCAGAATGTTCCGTATGGTGGTGGGTCTGgggcgggtggtggtggtggtgggggtaGAGGTCCTAATGTAGGGGGTAACCGCAGCCAGCCGTACAGCTGGCAGCAGCAATAG